Proteins from one Anopheles nili chromosome 2, idAnoNiliSN_F5_01, whole genome shotgun sequence genomic window:
- the LOC128724454 gene encoding acyl-CoA Delta-9 desaturase-like, producing the protein MGADSQTKIILCAKTPELLETAIADRKPEPSQTAPHIAPAKVDSLTDEVTQSDSTLSGAQFEKVLQTCSNVVHEAEVDRKLKEIGSATPILPSEIGTDFNFKREIVWKNVIGFLLLHICGWVGLHLAFWRYCDYRTTIYSFWLMYASGQGVTMGAHRLWSHRAFKAKLWLRIILLWMHTLAGQNCLYVWVRDHRQHHKFSDTDADPHNANRGFFFSHIGWLLSRKHPKVIEYGKKIDMSDLEADPLIMFQKDHYKLLYTIFALFGPTAIPVYFWGENVWYALFVAFFFRTVLSLNGTWSVNSAAHMFGTRPYDKTMWPVENMFVSFVAVGEGWHNYHHAFPWDYRASEYGTPLNLTGTLIDLLAKFGAVYDRKTATPNMVKNRVMRTGDKSHHTYGTDEGRKAFTTLWNVWKHPSNPSYNSIHTPKPKILQSDGYALIPDELKQSERDEDILSKENEELMRRQQEEESRTTEANQIYTKLSKYIKEQQQTVPELADDLMLLSNNNVDKVATVPGKAALNVVDCNDNALVKRKTAVGPLASSGSGHL; encoded by the exons ATGGGGGCCGATTCGCAGACGAAAATAATTTTGTGTGCTAAAACGCCCGAGCTCCTCGAGACGGCCATCGCCGATCGGAAGCCAGAACCCTCACAGACTGCCCCGCACATCGCTCCGGCGAAGGTCGACAGCCTCACCGATGAGGTGACACAATCCGACTCAACCCTCTCCGGGGCGCAGTTCGAAAAGGTGCTCCAAACCTGCAGCAATGTGGTGCACGAGGCCGAAGTAGACCGGAAGCTGAAGGAGATTGGGTCCGCCACGCCGATCCTGCCGTCCGAGATCGGTACGGATTTCAACTTCAAGCGCGAGATCGTCTGGAAGAACGTGATAGGATTCCTGCTGTTGCACATTTGTGGCTGGGTCGGGTTGCATCTGGCGTTCTGGCGGTATTGTGACTACCGCACCACGATCTATT CATTTTGGCTGATGTACGCCTCTGGACAGGGTGTCACGATGGGAGCACATCGACTCTGGTCTCACCGGGCGTTCAAGGCGAAGCTCTGGCTGAGGATCATCCTGCTGTGGATGCATACACTGGCCGGGCAGAACTGCCTGTACGTGTGGGTTCGCGACCACCGGCAACATCACAAGTTCTCGGACACGGACGCCGACCCGCACAACGCGAACCGTGGATTCTTCTTTTCGCACATCGGCTGGCTGCTGTCCCGTAAGCACCCCAAG GTGATCGAATACGGCAAGAAGATCGACATGTCCGATCTGGAGGCTGATCCGTTGATCATGTTCCAAAAGGA TCACTACAAACTTCTGTACACAATTTTCGCTCTTTTCGGCCCCACGGCCATCCCGGTGTACTTCTGGGGTGAGAACGTCTGGTATGCGCTGTTCGTAGCGTTCTTCTTCCGTACCGTGCTCAGCCTGAACGGGACCTGGTCGGTCAACAGTGCTGCACACATGTTTGGCACGCGTCCATACGACAA AACGAtgtggccggtggaaaacatgTTCGTATCGTTCGTGGCCGTCGGTGAGGGTTGGCACAACTACCACCATGCCTTCCCGTGGGATTACCGGGCGTCGGAGTACGGAACACCCCTAAACCTGACCGGGACACTGATCGATCTGTTGGCGAAGTTTGGCGCAGTGTACGATCGCAAGACGGCCACTCCAAACATG GTTAAGAATCGAGTAATGCGAACCGGTGACAAGTCCCACCATACGTACGGTACGGATGAGGGCCGTAAAGCATTCACCACCTTGTGGAACGTGTGGAAGCATCCGTCCAACCCGAGCTACAACTCGATCCATACGCCCAAGCCGAAGATCCTGCAGTCCGACGGGTACGCGCTCATTCCGGACGAGCTGAAGCAATCCGAGCGTGACGAGGACATCCTGTCCAAGGAGAACGAAGAGCTGATGCGGCGCCAGCAGGAGGAGGAAAGCCGCACGACAGAGGCGAACCAAATCTACACGAAGTTGTCGAAGTACATcaaagagcagcagcagacggTGCCGGAACTGGCCGACGATTTGATGCTGCTGTCGAACAACAACGTCGACAAGGTGGCAACGGTGCCGGGCAAGGCTGCCCTGAACGTCGTCGACTGCAACGACAATGCGCTCGTGAAGCGAAAAACCGCCGTAGGACCTCTGGCGTCCTCTGGCTCAGGCCACCTGTAG
- the LOC128724465 gene encoding trans-Golgi network integral membrane protein 2-like, producing the protein MQNEAIILTLFGLVVSVLTAPPVEKYPVTQPPKALDTMIKGNVNSSRSAKDTHLRQVKEFCSTMPTDTSCLAYEEMVGVMNQLKLIGAEQTIERELETSLSTTDADYFCSKSDATAVPKDICRALLIGYTVISQSYAKEEPNKQHPSRGETSVHKSGSMLNQTSVAKIVPAAAAMRVPALNIMKADVPALLNNDTIKNVLNPTPVAVASDNARIQHSGPGVQVEQPQQVPAAAGDRSPPLEAKPQEKVEKQPAPPVAPQQETENEDKDPSEDDMEQQQGELDVGEVAQFEDDTKQQMGDPGAKDGIAGSLDNSEESEDKYHDEDGTDNGELKGNGFESVGKGEAVEKPKPQETVESDAKIDDQRPVDNFYDQKGSNFFSYFLFAMFTCPIVYVAYHNKSKLLALVVEGRRTSSGRGGFSKGRKHTAAYRKLDTNLEEAITSGNATGGHSSSQIIY; encoded by the exons atgcaaaacgaagCAATAATATTGACCCTATTCGGGTTGGTCGTATCGGTTCTAACGGCACCGCCCGTCGAAAAATACCCGGTTACTCAACCTCCGAAAGCCTTGGACACTATGATAAAAGGCAACGTAAACTCTAGTCGATCTGCAAAGGACACGCATCTGCGTCAGGTGAAAGAATTTTGCAGCACAATGCCAACCGATACTAGTTGCCTCGCTTATGAAGAGATGGTCGGTGTTATGAACCAATTAAAACTGATCGGAGCTGAACAAACGATCGAGAGGGAACTGGAAACAAGCTTGTCTACTACCGATGCTGATTACTTTTGT AGCAAATCTGATGCGACTGCTGTACCGAAAGACATCTGTAGGGCACTTTTAATCGGGTATACGGTGATATCGCAATCATACGCCAAGGAGGAGCCAAATAAACAGCATCCATCTAGAGGCGAGACAAGCGTTCATAAATCGGGAAGCATGTTGAATCAAACATCCGTTGCAAAAATCGTCCCTGCAGCAGCCGCCATGAGAGTTCCAGCGTTAAACATTATGAAGGCAGACGTCCCGGCACTGCTCAATAATGACACGATAAAGAATGTCCTTAATCCAACTCCCGTGGCCGTTGCTTCCGATAATGCTCGAATTCAGCATTCCGGTCCTGGTGTCCAAGTGGAGCAGCCACAGCAAGTACCTGCAGCTGCTGGAGATAGATCACCTCCTCTGGAGGCGAAACCACAGGAAAAAGTAGAAAAGCAACCCGCTCCGCCAGTTGCACCACAGCAGGAAACCGAAAACGAGGACAAAGATCCAAGTGAGGATGACATGGAGCAACAGCAAGGAGAGCTAGATGTCGGCGAAGTGGCTCAGTTTGAGGATGACACCAAGCAGCAGATGGGCGATCCGGGAGCGAAAGATGGTATCGCGGGATCGCTCGACAATTCGGAGGAATCCGAAGACAAGTATCATGACGAAGACGGTACCGATAATGGGGAACTGAAGGGGAACGGGTTCGAGTCGGTCGGAAAAGGcgaagcggtggaaaaaccaaaaccacagGAAACGGTCGAAAGCGATGCCAAAATAGACGACCAGCGGCCGGTGGATAatttttacgatcaaaagGGATCTAACTTTTTCTCCTACTTTCTCTTCGCTATGTTCACCTGCCCGATTGTGTACGTGGCGTACCACAACAAATCGAAGCTGCTGGCTTTGGTCGTGGAAGGCCGGCGGACTAGCAGCGGGCGGGGTGGGTTTAGCAAGGGCCGCAAGCACACAGCCGCTTATCGGAAATTAGACACGAACCTGGAGGAA